A section of the Streptomyces sp. Je 1-369 genome encodes:
- a CDS encoding PH domain-containing protein, giving the protein MSGLAATKPAAEPDGPDGPGGPDAAEDVRWRRLDRRSLLVTVQMTGGVVTAIGVPITLSFQGWVAMGPVIAWAVGIGLFVIGSGVGIDALRLRHSRYRVGPERAELRSGILFVKHRSLSRERIRSVDLVAHPLLRLLGLVEVRIGTGEQSAGQEATLELRPVRRAEGERLRRELLSRAATGGASDAEGTIASLDPRWIRYAPLSFVTSALAAAAGGAVMQVSEWFGVQEDVIEWVGDVFRGMSVTGMVLALIGIGLAAGSVGALGLWIEMWWNYRLEREPGGTLRVRRGLLTTRSISLEEARLRGVDVVEPLGLRLSGAARVDAVATGLSHRDEEDQAGPSTLLPAAPRRLADEVAARVLREPVTPTAVPLAPHPRAARARRIRWAVSAALAPALVLLPLGALLDLAVLTYLGAGTAVVLLPVAVALARDAYRSLGHALDADYLVVRSGTLRRSTVALRRGGVIGWTVKQSVLQRRAGLVTLSATTAAGAQAYAAYDVGEAEGLAFAEQAVPGLVGPFLVRGPSPEGARGTARPATTGPHSSRHTSG; this is encoded by the coding sequence GTGAGCGGGCTCGCGGCCACGAAACCGGCGGCGGAACCGGATGGCCCGGACGGCCCGGGTGGCCCGGACGCCGCCGAGGACGTGCGCTGGCGGCGGCTCGACCGGCGTTCGCTGCTCGTCACCGTCCAGATGACCGGCGGCGTCGTGACGGCCATCGGTGTGCCGATCACCCTCAGCTTCCAGGGGTGGGTGGCCATGGGGCCCGTGATCGCCTGGGCGGTGGGCATCGGCCTGTTCGTCATCGGGAGCGGCGTCGGCATCGACGCGCTGCGGCTGCGCCACAGCCGGTACCGCGTCGGGCCCGAGCGGGCCGAGCTGCGCAGCGGCATCCTCTTCGTCAAGCACCGCTCCCTGAGCCGGGAGCGCATACGCTCCGTCGACCTCGTCGCCCACCCGCTGCTGCGCCTCCTCGGTCTGGTGGAGGTCCGTATAGGCACCGGCGAGCAGAGCGCGGGCCAGGAGGCCACGCTCGAACTGCGGCCCGTGCGCAGGGCGGAGGGCGAGCGGCTGCGGCGCGAGCTGCTCAGCCGGGCGGCGACGGGCGGCGCGTCCGACGCGGAGGGCACGATCGCCTCCCTCGACCCGCGCTGGATCCGGTACGCCCCGCTCTCCTTCGTCACCTCCGCGCTCGCCGCCGCTGCCGGTGGCGCGGTGATGCAGGTCAGTGAGTGGTTCGGGGTGCAGGAGGACGTCATCGAGTGGGTGGGTGACGTGTTCCGCGGGATGTCCGTGACGGGGATGGTGCTGGCGCTGATCGGGATCGGGCTTGCCGCCGGGTCGGTGGGGGCGCTCGGGCTGTGGATCGAGATGTGGTGGAACTACCGGCTGGAGCGGGAGCCCGGCGGGACGCTTCGGGTGCGGCGCGGGCTGCTCACGACCCGCTCGATCTCCCTGGAGGAGGCGCGGCTGCGCGGTGTCGACGTGGTGGAGCCGCTGGGCCTGCGGCTGTCGGGCGCGGCCCGCGTGGACGCGGTCGCCACGGGTCTGTCCCACCGCGACGAGGAGGACCAGGCGGGGCCGAGCACGCTGCTGCCCGCCGCGCCCCGGCGGCTCGCCGACGAGGTGGCGGCGCGGGTCCTGCGGGAGCCGGTGACGCCCACGGCGGTGCCGCTCGCGCCGCATCCGCGGGCGGCGCGGGCCCGCCGCATCCGGTGGGCGGTGTCGGCGGCGCTGGCGCCCGCGCTGGTCCTGCTGCCGCTCGGGGCGCTGCTCGACTTGGCCGTCCTGACGTACCTCGGGGCGGGTACCGCGGTCGTGCTCCTGCCGGTCGCGGTGGCGCTCGCCCGCGACGCGTACCGCAGCCTGGGACACGCGCTCGACGCCGACTATCTCGTCGTACGGTCCGGGACCCTGCGCCGCTCCACGGTGGCGCTGCGGCGCGGCGGGGTCATCGGCTGGACCGTCAAACAGTCCGTGTTGCAGCGCCGCGCCGGTCTGGTGACGCTGAGCGCGACGACGGCGGCGGGCGCGCAGGCGTACGCGGCGTACGACGTGGGGGAAGCGGAGGGTCTCGCCTTCGCGGAGCAAGCGGTACCGGGACTGGTCGGCCCGTTCCTGGTTCGGGGCCCGAGCCCTGAAGGGGCGCGGGGAACTGCGCGACCGGCCACGACGGGCCCGCACAGTTCCCGGCACACGTCCGGTTGA
- a CDS encoding aminotransferase class I/II-fold pyridoxal phosphate-dependent enzyme translates to MTTELSPDAPALDGLLEQARKDYDALAARGLSLDLTRGKPAPEQLDLAEELLSLPGTRHTAANGTDVRNYGGLQGLPELREIFAELLQVPAGQLLALGNSSLELMHDCIVHALLGVLPGAESRWVDQERIAFLCPVPGYDRHFGLCERFGIDMIPVPMTAAGPDMDEVERLVAENPAVKGIWCVPKYSNPDGVVYSDETVARLAAMPTAAPDFRIFWDNAYAAHHLTDEPAEIADLLAACAAAGHDDRAFVFGSTSKITSAGAGVAFFGSSPANVKWLLANNQKRSIGPDKVNQLRHVMFLKDADGVRAHMERQRALLQPKFETVARILDEELGGTGLATWTSPKGGYFVTLTVPDGCAKEVVRRAAEAGIVLTPAGATHPHGNDPRDAVIRVAPSYPGLPELDQAIKGLTVCVRLVGYEKQAQAAR, encoded by the coding sequence ATGACCACCGAGCTGAGCCCCGACGCCCCGGCCCTCGACGGCCTGCTGGAGCAGGCCCGGAAGGACTACGACGCCCTCGCCGCACGCGGGCTCTCCCTCGACCTGACCCGGGGCAAGCCCGCCCCCGAGCAGCTCGACCTCGCCGAGGAACTCCTCAGCCTGCCCGGCACCCGCCACACCGCCGCCAACGGCACCGACGTCCGCAACTACGGCGGGCTCCAGGGCCTCCCCGAGCTCCGCGAGATCTTCGCCGAGCTGCTCCAGGTGCCCGCCGGCCAGCTGCTCGCCCTCGGCAACTCCAGCCTTGAGCTGATGCACGACTGCATCGTGCACGCCCTCCTCGGCGTGCTGCCCGGCGCCGAGTCGCGCTGGGTGGATCAGGAGCGCATCGCGTTCCTGTGCCCCGTGCCCGGCTACGACCGGCACTTCGGCCTCTGCGAGCGGTTCGGCATCGACATGATCCCCGTGCCGATGACGGCCGCGGGACCCGACATGGACGAGGTCGAGCGGCTCGTCGCCGAGAACCCCGCGGTCAAGGGCATCTGGTGCGTGCCGAAGTACAGCAACCCCGACGGCGTCGTCTACAGCGACGAGACCGTGGCGCGCCTGGCCGCGATGCCCACCGCCGCCCCCGACTTCCGGATCTTCTGGGACAACGCGTACGCGGCCCACCACCTCACCGACGAGCCCGCCGAGATCGCGGACCTCCTGGCTGCCTGCGCCGCCGCCGGGCACGACGACCGCGCGTTCGTCTTCGGCTCCACCTCGAAGATCACCTCCGCGGGCGCGGGCGTCGCCTTCTTCGGCTCGTCGCCCGCCAACGTCAAGTGGCTGCTCGCCAACAACCAGAAGCGGTCGATCGGCCCCGACAAGGTCAACCAGCTGCGGCACGTCATGTTCCTCAAGGACGCGGACGGCGTACGCGCCCACATGGAGCGCCAGCGCGCCCTGCTCCAGCCCAAGTTCGAGACGGTCGCCCGGATCCTGGACGAGGAACTCGGCGGGACGGGCCTCGCGACCTGGACCTCCCCCAAGGGCGGCTACTTCGTCACCCTCACCGTCCCGGACGGCTGCGCCAAGGAGGTCGTGCGCCGCGCCGCCGAGGCGGGCATCGTGCTGACCCCGGCCGGCGCGACCCACCCGCACGGCAACGACCCGCGCGACGCGGTGATCCGCGTGGCGCCGAGCTACCCCGGCCTCCCGGAGCTCGATCAGGCGATCAAGGGGCTCACCGTGTGCGTGCGTCTCGTCGGGTACGAGAAGCAGGCTCAGGCAGCCCGCTAG
- a CDS encoding ABC transporter substrate-binding protein, whose amino-acid sequence MTDLPSLHTCRAVLPDRRSFLKYTGALGAAAAVTSTLSACSSGPESTNETGGGGQGGSATLTAVIGYGNDGSWDPTQTASAFAMAGNEHIYEGLLGTDPISREPYAALATELPTDLKATTWKFTLRPGAKWHDGKPVTADDVVFVFERILDPKTQTLAKGFFEGWLKEVRKVDATSVELILEFPFPDGAARLSLAKIMPKHVFSKPGAWDDATKGKAVGSGPYKMASHHPKSNTTFEAFGDYNGPRKAAFKKMNWLTIVDAAPRVAKISGGSAEAEISDNIPYANIGQLKKSGMSVEGGAGMNNLFLLFNTAHKPFDDVRVRQALHYAIDREKMIQAALRGHGRAATSFLNESNPTYRPAKTVYGYDLDRAKKLLKDAGVGKLSVNLMAVNVSWIVDCLPTIQDGWEKLGVDVTLDPQETTAVFTKLDQKKDFQVVAAASNPNQFGLDADLIMHYNYGPGNIWMGYARWADNAVAKKLFRDMDQATREPEASKKRAMIQDYVDTVAQQAVLYPVVHNELMTAWDPKKITGVKAQPYPGINLLQAKWV is encoded by the coding sequence GTGACCGATCTGCCCTCTCTGCACACGTGCCGTGCCGTCCTGCCGGACCGCCGGTCCTTCCTCAAGTACACGGGGGCGCTGGGCGCGGCCGCCGCCGTCACCTCCACGCTCTCCGCCTGCTCCTCGGGGCCCGAGTCCACCAACGAGACCGGGGGCGGCGGACAGGGCGGGAGTGCGACGCTGACCGCCGTCATCGGGTACGGGAACGACGGGAGCTGGGATCCGACCCAGACCGCGTCCGCCTTCGCGATGGCCGGGAACGAGCACATCTACGAAGGGCTCCTCGGGACCGATCCGATCAGCCGCGAGCCGTACGCCGCGCTCGCCACCGAGCTCCCGACCGACCTGAAGGCGACGACGTGGAAGTTCACGCTGCGCCCGGGGGCGAAGTGGCACGACGGCAAGCCCGTCACCGCCGACGACGTCGTGTTCGTCTTCGAACGGATCCTCGACCCCAAGACCCAGACCCTCGCCAAGGGGTTCTTCGAAGGGTGGCTCAAGGAGGTCAGGAAGGTCGATGCCACCTCCGTCGAGCTGATCCTCGAATTCCCGTTCCCCGACGGCGCCGCCCGGCTCTCCCTCGCCAAGATCATGCCGAAGCACGTCTTCTCGAAGCCGGGCGCCTGGGACGACGCGACCAAGGGGAAGGCCGTCGGCTCGGGACCGTACAAGATGGCCTCGCACCACCCGAAGTCGAACACGACGTTCGAGGCCTTCGGCGACTACAACGGCCCGCGCAAGGCCGCGTTCAAGAAGATGAACTGGCTGACCATCGTGGACGCCGCACCCCGCGTCGCGAAGATCTCCGGCGGCAGCGCCGAGGCGGAGATCTCCGACAACATCCCGTACGCCAACATCGGGCAGCTGAAGAAGAGCGGGATGAGCGTCGAGGGCGGCGCCGGGATGAACAATCTCTTCCTGCTGTTCAATACCGCCCACAAACCGTTCGACGACGTCCGCGTCCGGCAGGCCCTGCACTACGCCATAGACCGCGAGAAGATGATCCAGGCCGCCCTCAGGGGCCACGGCAGGGCGGCGACCTCGTTCCTCAACGAGTCCAACCCCACCTACCGGCCCGCCAAGACCGTGTACGGGTACGACCTGGACAGAGCGAAGAAACTGCTCAAGGACGCCGGCGTCGGCAAGCTCAGCGTCAATCTCATGGCCGTCAACGTGAGCTGGATCGTCGACTGTCTGCCCACCATCCAGGACGGCTGGGAGAAGCTCGGCGTCGACGTCACCCTCGACCCGCAGGAAACGACCGCCGTCTTCACGAAGCTGGACCAGAAGAAGGACTTCCAGGTCGTCGCGGCCGCCTCCAACCCCAACCAGTTCGGGCTCGACGCCGACCTGATCATGCACTACAACTACGGCCCCGGGAACATCTGGATGGGCTACGCGCGCTGGGCCGACAACGCTGTCGCGAAGAAGCTCTTCAGGGACATGGACCAGGCCACCCGCGAACCCGAGGCCTCGAAGAAGCGGGCCATGATCCAGGACTACGTCGACACCGTGGCGCAGCAGGCCGTGCTCTATCCGGTCGTGCACAACGAACTCATGACGGCCTGGGACCCCAAGAAGATCACCGGCGTCAAGGCCCAGCCCTACCCGGGGATCAACCTGTTGCAGGCCAAGTGGGTATGA
- a CDS encoding ABC transporter permease, with protein MTAVLRILARRVALLVPLLLGIVLFVFLVMRFSDVDPASAFFQGANPTPEQLHQFREENGLLDPLPVRYLAFVGDLLQGDMGISVLNRSPVVDQIATALPLTMQLTFLGLGIAVVLSLSLGVTAAIYRDRLPDQLIRVVSLTGVAAPGFWLALLMIQYLAVDLGWFPTGGYINPADSFTGWLKTMTLPALALSLPVAAGLTRIIRTAVVEELDKDYVRTAIGNGLPPVVVVGRNVLRNALINPLTVLGLRVGYLLGGAVVIETIFSLPGMGKLMIDAVKNGDPAVVQGVVITTAVGFVVVNLVIDVLYLLVNPRLRGTS; from the coding sequence GTGACAGCTGTCCTCAGAATCCTGGCACGCCGTGTCGCCCTGCTCGTGCCGCTGCTGCTCGGCATCGTGCTCTTCGTCTTCCTCGTGATGCGCTTCTCCGACGTCGACCCGGCGTCCGCGTTCTTCCAGGGCGCCAACCCCACCCCCGAGCAGCTGCATCAGTTCCGGGAGGAGAACGGGCTCCTCGACCCGCTGCCCGTCCGCTACCTCGCGTTCGTCGGCGACCTGCTCCAGGGCGACATGGGCATCAGCGTCCTCAACCGCTCCCCCGTCGTCGACCAGATCGCCACCGCGCTCCCGCTCACCATGCAGCTCACCTTCCTCGGTCTCGGCATCGCCGTCGTGCTCTCCCTCAGCCTCGGCGTCACCGCCGCGATCTACCGCGACCGGCTGCCCGACCAGCTGATCCGCGTCGTCTCCCTGACCGGCGTCGCCGCGCCCGGCTTCTGGCTGGCGCTGCTGATGATCCAGTACCTGGCCGTCGACCTCGGCTGGTTCCCGACCGGCGGCTACATCAACCCCGCCGACTCCTTCACCGGCTGGCTCAAGACCATGACGCTGCCCGCCCTCGCGCTCTCGCTGCCCGTGGCGGCGGGCCTCACCCGCATCATCCGCACCGCCGTGGTCGAGGAGCTCGACAAGGACTACGTCCGCACGGCCATCGGCAACGGTCTGCCCCCGGTGGTCGTCGTCGGCCGCAACGTCCTGCGCAACGCCCTCATCAACCCGCTCACCGTGCTCGGCCTGCGCGTCGGCTACCTGCTCGGCGGCGCGGTCGTCATCGAGACGATCTTCTCGCTGCCCGGCATGGGGAAGCTGATGATCGACGCCGTGAAGAACGGCGACCCGGCCGTCGTGCAGGGCGTCGTCATCACCACCGCCGTCGGCTTCGTGGTCGTGAACCTCGTCATCGACGTCCTCTACCTGCTGGTCAACCCACGTCTGAGGGGGACGAGTTGA
- a CDS encoding dipeptide/oligopeptide/nickel ABC transporter permease/ATP-binding protein yields the protein MTDIQPRSRKALAERLSVPGIRLRSLRKLPILSRIAVGVVSLVVLVALFAPLLAPHDPLDQQPQVGGTGAPSADHWMGQDSLGRDILSRLMYGARWSLAIGLGATLLALVAGAVIGAVAATSRKAVDETLMRCLDVVMAFPGIALAAVLVAVFGGGITVLICAIAFLFTPPIARVVRANVLDQYGEDYVVAERIVGARTPHILIRHVAVNCAAPILVFCTVQVAEAIVFEASLSFIGAGVRPPDPSWGSVIADGKNMVLIGGWWATVFPGLLMLITVLALNVLSEGVSDAWAAPSTRDVTGTDRAQDRLEAPEPGSGRVLELPGLTRAAHRLRSRARPLPTGTPVLTVTGLTISFPQRHAGVDIVDGISFDVRPGEVLGLVGESGCGKSLTALTVMGLEPKGARVGGRVTFDGQDLTSLPTRARRKLLGHDMAMIYQDALSSLNPAMTVRSQLKQVVRRGGRRTASELLELVGLDPDRTLRSYPHELSGGQRQRVLIAMALSRDPKLIVADEPTTALDVTVQAQIIQLLLRLREELGFALILVSHDLALVADVTDRVVVMYGGQIVETGVTADLVESPAHHYTRGLLGSVLSLESAAQRLTQIKGVVPSPADFPQGCRFADRCPLASEVCRETPPRLAGAPAHSTACHHPAEPASAPGAPPGGFSGARGTARPATTDREPK from the coding sequence TTGACGGACATCCAGCCACGGTCGCGTAAGGCGCTCGCCGAGCGGCTCTCCGTGCCCGGCATCCGGCTCCGCTCCCTGCGCAAGCTCCCCATCCTGTCCCGCATCGCGGTCGGCGTCGTCTCGCTCGTCGTCCTCGTGGCGCTCTTCGCGCCGCTGCTCGCCCCGCACGACCCGCTCGACCAGCAGCCGCAGGTCGGCGGCACCGGCGCGCCCTCCGCCGACCACTGGATGGGCCAGGACAGCCTGGGCCGCGACATCCTCAGCCGGCTGATGTACGGGGCACGCTGGTCGCTCGCCATCGGGCTCGGCGCGACGCTGCTCGCGCTCGTCGCGGGCGCCGTCATCGGCGCGGTCGCCGCGACCTCACGCAAGGCCGTCGACGAGACGCTGATGCGCTGCCTGGACGTCGTCATGGCGTTCCCCGGTATCGCGCTCGCCGCCGTGCTCGTCGCGGTGTTCGGCGGTGGCATCACCGTCCTGATCTGCGCCATCGCCTTCCTGTTCACCCCGCCGATCGCACGGGTCGTACGGGCCAACGTCCTCGACCAGTACGGGGAGGACTACGTCGTCGCCGAACGCATCGTCGGCGCCCGCACCCCGCACATCCTCATCCGGCACGTCGCCGTCAACTGCGCCGCGCCCATCCTCGTCTTCTGCACCGTGCAGGTCGCCGAGGCCATCGTCTTCGAGGCGTCGCTCTCCTTCATCGGCGCGGGCGTACGGCCGCCCGACCCGTCCTGGGGCAGCGTCATCGCGGACGGCAAGAACATGGTCCTGATCGGCGGCTGGTGGGCGACGGTCTTCCCCGGCCTCCTCATGCTGATCACCGTCCTCGCCCTGAACGTCCTCTCCGAAGGCGTGTCGGACGCGTGGGCCGCCCCCTCCACCCGCGACGTCACCGGCACGGACCGCGCCCAGGACCGCCTGGAGGCCCCCGAACCCGGCAGCGGCCGCGTCCTCGAACTGCCGGGCCTGACCCGTGCGGCCCACCGCCTCCGCTCCCGCGCCCGCCCCCTCCCCACGGGCACTCCGGTCCTCACCGTCACCGGCCTCACCATCTCCTTCCCGCAGCGGCACGCGGGCGTGGACATCGTCGACGGGATCAGCTTCGACGTACGGCCCGGGGAAGTCCTCGGCCTGGTCGGCGAGTCGGGCTGCGGCAAGTCGCTGACCGCGCTCACGGTGATGGGCCTGGAGCCGAAGGGCGCCCGGGTCGGCGGCCGCGTCACCTTCGACGGACAGGACCTGACCAGCCTGCCGACGCGCGCCCGCCGCAAGCTGCTCGGCCACGACATGGCGATGATCTACCAGGACGCCCTGTCCTCCCTGAACCCCGCGATGACGGTCCGCTCGCAGCTCAAGCAGGTCGTACGGCGAGGCGGCCGCCGCACGGCGTCCGAACTCCTCGAACTCGTCGGCCTGGACCCCGACCGCACCCTGCGCAGCTACCCGCACGAACTCTCCGGCGGCCAGCGCCAGCGTGTCCTGATCGCCATGGCCCTCTCCCGCGATCCGAAACTGATCGTCGCGGACGAGCCGACGACCGCGCTCGACGTCACCGTGCAGGCGCAGATCATCCAGCTCCTGCTGCGGCTGCGCGAGGAGCTGGGCTTCGCACTCATCCTCGTCTCGCACGACCTCGCACTCGTCGCCGACGTCACCGACCGGGTGGTGGTGATGTACGGCGGACAGATCGTCGAGACGGGCGTGACGGCGGACCTGGTGGAGTCCCCCGCACACCACTACACGCGGGGCCTGCTCGGTTCGGTGCTGTCCCTGGAGTCGGCGGCGCAACGCCTCACACAGATCAAGGGCGTGGTGCCGTCCCCGGCGGACTTCCCCCAGGGCTGCAGATTCGCGGACCGCTGCCCACTGGCGAGCGAGGTGTGCCGCGAGACGCCGCCGCGGCTGGCGGGTGCGCCAGCACACTCCACGGCATGCCACCACCCGGCGGAACCGGCAAGTGCCCCAGGGGCGCCCCCGGGGGGCTTTTCAGGGGCGCGGGGAACCGCGCGACCGGCCACAACAGACCGAGAGCCGAAATGA
- a CDS encoding ABC transporter ATP-binding protein: MTPSKPPIVALDNVHVVHKARSGGLLSRDHVYALTEATVALAPGETVGIVGESGCGKSTLAKVLVGAQRPSEGTVSFRGRDLWTMPPAERRTSIGTRAGMIFQDPSTALNRRLPVSRILRDPLDVHRRGSPRERDERVRELMSLVGLPKSLADGLPGQLSGGQRQRVAIARALALEPDLVVADEPTSALDVSVRAQILNLLLDLKERLGLALVFVSHDIQTVRRMSDRVVTMYLGRIVEEAPAGESLTRARHPYTRALFSATPGLLDPIDPIPLVGPVPSATRPPSGCPFRTRCWKADEACATAMPENRSAGEGHRFRCFHPVAEGESTHDLVTQAAATATAPVPHSGATPREHP, encoded by the coding sequence ATGACACCCTCCAAGCCTCCCATCGTGGCACTGGACAACGTCCACGTCGTGCACAAGGCCCGCTCGGGAGGCCTGCTCTCCCGCGACCACGTGTACGCCCTGACAGAAGCGACCGTGGCCCTCGCCCCCGGCGAGACCGTCGGCATCGTCGGCGAATCCGGCTGCGGCAAGTCGACCCTGGCCAAGGTCCTCGTCGGCGCCCAACGCCCCAGCGAGGGCACCGTGTCGTTCCGCGGCCGCGACCTGTGGACGATGCCGCCCGCCGAACGGCGGACGTCCATCGGGACCCGGGCCGGGATGATCTTCCAGGACCCGTCGACCGCCCTGAACCGCCGCCTCCCGGTGAGCCGGATCCTGCGGGACCCCCTCGACGTACACAGACGAGGCAGCCCGAGGGAACGGGACGAGCGCGTGCGGGAGTTGATGTCGCTGGTCGGCCTGCCGAAGAGCCTCGCCGACGGGCTGCCGGGACAGCTGTCCGGCGGGCAGCGCCAGCGCGTCGCCATCGCCCGCGCCCTCGCGCTCGAACCCGACCTGGTCGTCGCCGACGAGCCGACGAGCGCCCTCGACGTGTCCGTACGCGCCCAGATCCTCAACCTGCTCCTCGACCTGAAGGAGCGGCTGGGGCTCGCGCTCGTCTTCGTGTCCCACGACATCCAGACCGTCCGCAGGATGAGCGACCGCGTCGTCACGATGTACCTGGGCCGGATCGTGGAGGAGGCACCGGCCGGGGAGAGCCTGACCCGCGCCCGTCACCCGTACACGCGCGCCCTGTTCTCCGCCACGCCCGGGCTGCTCGACCCCATCGACCCGATCCCGCTCGTCGGCCCCGTGCCGTCGGCGACCCGGCCGCCGAGCGGCTGCCCGTTCCGCACCCGCTGCTGGAAGGCGGACGAGGCGTGCGCCACCGCCATGCCGGAGAACCGGTCGGCGGGCGAGGGACACCGGTTCCGCTGTTTCCATCCCGTGGCCGAGGGGGAATCGACCCACGACCTCGTCACCCAGGCCGCCGCCACGGCCACCGCCCCTGTCCCTCACAGCGGCGCCACCCCCAGGGAGCATCCATGA
- a CDS encoding dihydrodipicolinate synthase family protein, producing MTMPAPLTGVVPPVCTPLTPDREVDVPSLTRLVDHLVTGGVDGLFVLGSTSEVAYLTDRQRTLVVETVVRHAGGRLPVLAGAIDMTTPRVLDRARAATEAGADAVVVTAPFYTRTHPAEIARHFRLVAEGCGVPVVAYDIPVAVHTKLPTELVLELAVDGVLAGLKDSSGDEGSFRRVVLGKRAEPGLAGFGVLTGSELTVDSALAMGADGVVPGLGNVDPEGYVRLHRACRDGDWARARAEQERLCGLFGMVTVGDRTRMGGSSAALGAFKAALHLRGVIDCPATAEPQIPLSAAETERVGKHLATAGLL from the coding sequence ATGACCATGCCCGCCCCGCTGACCGGTGTCGTCCCGCCCGTCTGCACCCCCCTGACACCGGACCGCGAGGTGGACGTCCCCTCCCTCACCCGGCTCGTCGACCACCTGGTCACGGGCGGCGTGGACGGTCTCTTCGTGCTCGGCTCGACCTCCGAGGTCGCGTACCTGACGGACCGGCAGCGCACCCTCGTCGTCGAGACGGTCGTCCGCCACGCCGGCGGACGGCTCCCGGTCCTCGCCGGAGCCATCGACATGACCACACCCCGGGTACTCGACCGTGCGCGGGCCGCCACCGAGGCGGGCGCGGACGCGGTCGTCGTCACCGCGCCCTTCTACACCCGCACCCACCCGGCCGAGATCGCCCGCCACTTCCGGCTGGTCGCCGAGGGGTGCGGGGTGCCCGTCGTCGCGTACGACATTCCCGTGGCCGTACACACGAAGCTGCCCACCGAGCTGGTCCTCGAACTGGCCGTGGACGGCGTGCTCGCGGGCCTGAAGGACTCCAGCGGCGACGAGGGCTCCTTCCGGCGCGTGGTCCTCGGCAAGCGGGCGGAGCCGGGGCTCGCGGGGTTCGGTGTCCTCACCGGGTCGGAGCTCACCGTCGACTCGGCGCTCGCGATGGGCGCGGACGGCGTCGTGCCGGGGCTCGGGAACGTCGACCCGGAGGGGTACGTACGGCTCCACCGCGCCTGCCGGGACGGTGACTGGGCACGGGCGCGGGCCGAACAGGAGCGGCTGTGCGGGCTGTTCGGGATGGTGACAGTGGGCGATCGGACGCGGATGGGTGGCAGCTCCGCGGCGCTCGGCGCGTTCAAGGCGGCGCTGCACCTGCGCGGGGTCATCGACTGCCCGGCCACGGCGGAGCCGCAGATCCCGCTGTCGGCGGCGGAGACCGAGCGGGTGGGCAAGCACTTGGCCACAGCCGGGCTGCTGTGA
- a CDS encoding response regulator, whose product MLVDSAPDMEVVGQAGTGRAAIDLARSERADLVVMDIRMPDLDGIEATRLLAADEDLAGVKVLMLTTYDTDEHVVDALRAGASGFLVKDTRPAELLDAIRTVAAGDSLLSPGPTARLIARVLRAPDTDVPVAGGPDGLSERERQVLRLVARGLNNQEIADTLGLSPLTAKTHVSRIMGKLGARDRAQLVIIAYESGLVAPGSVVSP is encoded by the coding sequence ATGCTCGTCGACTCGGCGCCCGACATGGAGGTCGTCGGGCAGGCGGGGACGGGGCGCGCGGCGATCGACCTTGCCCGCTCCGAACGCGCCGACCTCGTCGTCATGGACATCCGCATGCCCGACCTCGACGGCATCGAGGCGACCCGGCTGCTGGCCGCCGACGAGGACCTGGCGGGCGTGAAGGTCCTCATGCTGACCACGTACGACACGGACGAGCACGTCGTCGACGCGCTCCGCGCGGGCGCGTCCGGCTTCCTGGTCAAGGACACCAGACCCGCCGAACTCCTGGACGCCATCCGCACGGTGGCGGCGGGTGACTCCCTCCTGTCGCCGGGCCCCACGGCCCGGCTGATCGCCCGGGTGCTGCGGGCGCCGGACACCGATGTGCCGGTCGCGGGCGGGCCCGACGGGCTCTCGGAGCGGGAGCGGCAGGTGCTGCGGCTCGTCGCGCGCGGTCTGAACAACCAGGAGATCGCCGACACGCTGGGCCTCAGCCCGCTGACCGCGAAGACGCACGTCAGCCGCATCATGGGCAAGCTGGGCGCACGCGACAGGGCCCAACTCGTCATCATCGCGTACGAGTCGGGCCTGGTCGCGCCGGGTTCGGTGGTCTCGCCCTGA